cagacagacagacagacacacttagcggtcaaactaataacacccctctttgcgtcgggggttaaaaaataaatatatcaggtcaaatcacacagattgagctagccccaaagtaaattcactcaacgatactatacgatactatatactataacatatgatagataaacatatacatatgtagtggtggtagtgtaatggttaagactcaCAGCTCGACGGGCCCTGCCTGGTGGGGGGTGGGGGGGGGCGGACGTGCGAGAGGGATACACGATACGAGGTAAAAAGAGAGGGAAACATGAATGGAAAACAGGaagtcttcttcatagtcgtattcctcatggctgagggtcgttgttattacgtggaatgaaacatacacaacaacttGCTTCtttgcattattaatggagtggttggccattgccttctccatttcacacacaagttgataatcaaccagtgtgcaggtttcctcacgatgattcccttcgccggaagcaagtggtcgatgatgaaaactactatacatgtgtcagattggtatacaaactcgtgtggcacgagtaggatacgaaccagggacctttcgatccacaggcgggcgtctgaACCATTACACCGCCACCGCTTCTACAGGAAGCGCCTATCTCCTATTGAGCTTCAAATAACAGTCAAGggtttaatatcaaaattacaaGAAAGGAACCAGAGCACTAACCTAAAACCGGCGCCACACTCAGAACATTTATGAACCGCTTCATCGTGCCGGAGAATATGTTGGCTGATAATTCTTTTCGCACTAGTTTTAAAGTCGCATTTTTTGCAACGGTACGCCGTGAAGTGCAGGAGTCTGTGCGAGACGAGGTTGTCTTTCGACAGAAAGTAGGCTTTGCACACGTCGCATTGACAGGACGTGTCCCCTTTCTGTAACAATGTTTTCACGTTTTCCCTTGATTTCTTCCGGGGATATGAAGCCGCGTGGCCGGCTTAAATAACCCATACGTCTATATTTCTACGCTGTGGTTAAACTACTGGACgctaacttatattataaatgcgaaagtaagtttgttacctcttgacgctgtatctactcaaccaatattcttgaaattttgcatacatgtattttGAAGTGTGGGGAAGGACATAGGGCACCTTTTGATTCCCGACAAATTGCTGTATctgtggaaaatttacgctggcgaagccgcgggcaacgtTGATATGTTTCCACCAACGTTGATATTTCAATTGAGAAAAAATGGCTAAAATGCTGGAgcgattttgatgtaatttggtacaGATATAATGTTATGTTAATGACCCGAGATCAAACATAGTAACAGCGTGCGGAGCTGTGGACAACAACTAGTGagctataaatatttgaagatttaaatggatttgttatacacgtcacacatgctttttaacttatgtttgaaaataataatgagatgaaaaatttctggaatcgagcgggaatagaacccgcgcccctgtctatccgggacagcgCTCTTACCacctgagctatcgagaccgtGCCACTTCGGCTGAATCAATTCATCCCTTCACGTCTcacgccgacgtacagtattttttttttcaattcccgctcgattccagatttctttcatctcattattattttgaagatttacctgtgattttacgactctccgagaatgctattgttgtctatcagctgctaTGGCCATACGTTGCTTAGGCGTCTCTctagatattatatttcatagtttatctatatttaggGGCCTCAGATTCCCCATACAAacttaatatcaaaataatattcaaagcgCAACCAATATTTCAACAAAtctatatatcaatattatttggtATTATCGTGTGCTTCCGCCCTGGAATTGGACCACTACATATTCTCCCTTCGATTgcattttgtattgtttaaatCCTCTCCACATGTCCATCTAGGAGGACATAGAAACCGATTATCAAAACGAATGACAATGACAAAACTAAGGAACTTACAGGTTGATGCCGTCCCTCCATATGAGCATTCACAAGCTTCAACGATAGAAATCCCATCACACAATCCTGACATTTATACTTAATCGCTTGAAACTCCGCACTGTTCAGATCATCTTCACGTATACACCTCATGCCCTTTTCAGTGGGCACTGTGTAGATTTCAACCAAATCTTCGGGTAGGGTTTTGAGTTTTTTATTCTTGGTTTTCTCTTTAGTTTCCTGTAAtcgaaattattcaaatttgattttgtaaatttgtttaaaatatgccTCTTTAAATCACTCCACTGCGAAATAACCTCAATccaatgctccgttttgacgtgaaacaaggacaaacaaacgcaacgtcgtcgaacagtttgccaaattcgttaaacattgctggtttttcattgcggtaaataaaagcactcatactaaccaCGCAATGTTCATCTGTCTTAGTTCGGCGGCAGTGTGGAGCTGGGATGAATGAAACACATCAAATAGCTAAGTTCAATTACGCAATACATACTCACATCACgacttttcttctttttcttcttcttcttcaattTAGAAAGTGACACGTCATCGTCATCATCAGACTTCACCTCTTCCATGTTGTCTATGGAGTTATTGTCTATGGACGCGTCGTCTATGGGCAGATCTTCCGCTTGTGTGCTATCATCATCGTCTTCCGTTTTGATTGCTATTGATTCATCTGTAATAGTGTATTAcgattatatattcataattttgaatCCTTAATCGTCATACACTAGAGCGCTAACACAAAATGAATCACTCATCCCCTCCCCGCAGGCGAACGCGGGGGATGTTATCCATTCGGTTTggaaaacatgtttttgttatttttcaaacaaaactgTTAGGCCACGCCCCTAATCGGTTggtaaaacatgtttttgcgTTGTAcatgtctgtccctatgtatgctaagattttcaaattcttttttaatagtgtgattcttcaGGAAGGTTCAGGTTTTTACCAGAGCATAGCCGGGacgcgcagctagtataatataatataaaatttgacataaaaagGGCCTGCGAAGGTGGTGGGATGGAAGGTGTGAGTGTAGGTCTTTAACTcagtatatcaatctgactcataatTAAAGCAAGTATAAACACTGACCAATCTCAATTTCCATCTGGTGTGGTTCCTCCTTAACCTCCGCTTTGTCTGGCAACGGCTCACAATTGGGCTCGATCTGTATCGGTGAGATACTGAAGCGGGTCTGAGCGTGTCGAGACAGATCTGATGGGTTGTCTAGGAACATGTGCTGTGGaagatataggtatatgaaatataatataatatggctTCAAACAAGGTATAGATTccatttaacaataatacattgtGTCGGAATTAACATTAGCacataattaaatcaaatacaaaataaataataattcaataataaatgacaATTTAACATTAGTGATACCATGTTCACATTCACTTAcataacacaatttaaattaaaaatttgtcatttatttataagttatattaaacCTTTAAGTCTAAGTAGGTATCTATGAAAATTGTGTCATCAAGCTAATTCATCTAACGCGTAAAAGCACTTGTCCAATAAATAAGCAATTGGTCGCGtcttaaatacatttacatttgttattattttaaaattgcgcggtagtttgttaaaaagtttttctactgaataaataaataatcgaaATTAACAGTGAAAATATGTGGTTTAATAGGAAGCTTAGAAATAAgagactttattttatattttgtgatagtGACTAGCTGTTGCCTACAGCTTCGAAAGAACACGCGAGgttaagagagagagagagagagagagatacaaGAAGTGATGCAGCTATTAATTGGTGGCGGTATGTAAATTgacacacataaataaataaatatataaggacgcttgctagccccaaagtaagttcaagacttgtattatgggatactaactcaatgatactatattttataacaaatccataaatagataaacatcaaagacccgggccaattagaaaaaatataattttccattatgacctgACCAGGGATTTAATCTGCCTTTATGGTTCAGAGGGAAGCGCTTTTACCACTacgtcaccgaggtcgtcacatACCTTCCGGGAATAGTCATGGAGGATCTCGAAAGACGACACAATCTGTTTTTGAAAGCGGTCCACTGTCCGCACGGCAGCCAGGCACTCCCAACACACTTGTATGGAAAGACATTCTGGGACCTGcaaaattaacatatattttatgataattatagCTTTGAAAGATTTATGAAAAGTTTGATCATGTGTGAGTTGGACTTTCAACCGAAATGTTtgctgtttttattattttaagtattatatatgtattgtaaacattttagtGAAGAACCCTGATAGACAGCTCCCATGCTGAACGGCagaggaagaaaccaggaaaacaATCAGATGAGAGACATTGTAAGCCTTTATgttttgtcaaatttcattattctaGTTCAACTGGAAATATCCTATAGAAAACGTCTAATATGCGTATGAacctacttttaaaaaatagtataatagtttttttttaatatttaatattagactTCGTAGAAGcatgtaaatagaaaataaaaactaaggCGTATCCAATACTTTTTGTTcttgtttacttattttataacctcatttttaacaaaaaaattgattacTATATCAACATAGAGTACTGAAAAGGGTTTAGAACACCCATAGCGcctttgttattataaaataaacggaACTTACTTCGATCTTGGCCAGTACTTTAAAACAATCATTAATTCTTATGTCATTATACATCCTTCGCTTGTAATTTAAACAGCCAACACAGATGCCGTTTACGTTAAATCCTTCAATATTTATGtctatttcattcattttgaaagcataagtacaataatattcttaaatatttttcaaacaaagGAGACTTTATAGATTTCTTTCGGccattttgtgaatttgtttAGTTGGATAGAAGTTGTTTGGACTTGTTGACAGATTTGTCAAGATTTTTCTTGACGTTTTGTTTCCtctcaattattttttgttggtacATTGTTTTAGTGtagccatttttttaatttaaattatctcaCATATTGggaataattgttttttcctATTGCATTCATTTTGTGGTGAATGAGATGAACTGATAAAAATGAGAATCTTTCTTAAATTACTTTTCACTTGATTGAATTTACTATCTCATGTTAAGGTGAATTTAAGATTGTTTCGATATCAATTATAAATTCGGGAAGTGAAATTGATTGTTATgtgtttcttaaaattttaagttcgcAATAGCGTTTCAACATATATTGTAACCATTACAATATATGTTGAAACGCGattttaatcacaaatattgttattacaaCCAAAATTGCAGTGTTGtagttcatttatttattagcagcAATTTGGGGTCTTTATATCATTGCAACACTCATATAACGTTACTATGACAGTGACATTGACAGCAAGTGCACAATTCTTTtctaacctaaaaataaaagttgtttgaggtaaacaaattattaagcgcatattgatttcttttatttatttcttattggtATCTGTAACTTCAAGttcaataaatcaaaatgcTACCTCTATCGCTACTACGTACAGCTCAGAACCATCCAATGCTTGTGGAATTGAAAAATGGTGAAACTTACAACGGTCACTTAGTCAGTTGCGATAACTGGATGAATATCAACCTTAGGGAAGTTATTTGCACATCAAGAGACGGCGATAAGTTCTGGAGGATGCCTGAATGTTACATCAGGGGTAGtacgataaaatatttgaggaTTCCTGACGAAGTTATTGACATGGTAAAGGAAGAGACGCAAGTCAAAGCAAGAGGTCGGAGCGAGGTTTCTAAAGGCCGAGGTGGTGGTCAAAATATGAGATCGAGCCGAGGTGGTGCCAGAGGTGCGTTCGGAAACAGAGGTAGACCCGCGCCGTTAGCTAGGGGAGGCGGGAACACGGGACGAccacagaataaaaataataataaaaagtgaatATAGGCTATTTCAGActgtgtatttaataaattaagttctTTGATAAGCTACATTGTGTTTAATTCTTATTCCTGGTTTCTTCTTCTGGTCACTTGTTCTAATTTGTCACGGACGGCACATTATTTATGCTCCTTATAAGGTTTCCTAAGTCCTGGAAGACAATGGAATCAATAtatttagcttttatttttatcaacacTTATCTTGGATTCCTTATAAACTTGAATGTTTTGTTGACCAGTGCAGATGTACTTGTTCATAAGTGTGTCATACACACATTAATATCACTCACATTGACACATAAATAGAGTTAACTTTCTGCTAATCCGTTAAACTGTGGCTGTATGCTGTAGACAAAGTGAAGTGTCAGTTCTGGCAAGTATTtagtattaatttcaattgagTGTTGTAAATTTGCCATCAGCATTCAAAGAAgagt
This sequence is a window from Plodia interpunctella isolate USDA-ARS_2022_Savannah chromosome 29, ilPloInte3.2, whole genome shotgun sequence. Protein-coding genes within it:
- the LOC128682184 gene encoding U6 snRNA-associated Sm-like protein LSm4; translation: MLPLSLLRTAQNHPMLVELKNGETYNGHLVSCDNWMNINLREVICTSRDGDKFWRMPECYIRGSTIKYLRIPDEVIDMVKEETQVKARGRSEVSKGRGGGQNMRSSRGGARGAFGNRGRPAPLARGGGNTGRPQNKNNNKK
- the LOC128682167 gene encoding zinc finger protein 57-like → MNEIDINIEGFNVNGICVGCLNYKRRMYNDIRINDCFKVLAKIEVPECLSIQVCWECLAAVRTVDRFQKQIVSSFEILHDYSRKHMFLDNPSDLSRHAQTRFSISPIQIEPNCEPLPDKAEVKEEPHQMEIEIDESIAIKTEDDDDSTQAEDLPIDDASIDNNSIDNMEEVKSDDDDDVSLSKLKKKKKKKKSRDETKEKTKNKKLKTLPEDLVEIYTVPTEKGMRCIREDDLNSAEFQAIKYKCQDCVMGFLSLKLVNAHMEGRHQPKGDTSCQCDVCKAYFLSKDNLVSHRLLHFTAYRCKKCDFKTSAKRIISQHILRHDEAVHKCSECGAGFSSRSRLNYHKSVCSRERPQCDCCGKVFANKMTLKYHLKANKLIASNKEEKPKEKLYIPCKGCDKVFPSKKSYKAHSAIHEGLTYPCQICGKLFQWKRNLARHTRNHREKEAGALHECRECGKSFSSRDCYNNHMKLSKRHAHPDAYIHQCSFCGKKFATKWCMVDHVDWEHLKNIRYRCNVCYKPFKTAKILVAHVKNIHEGAKQEVEGEHLCEICGKSYKTEKRLKGHVWAMHTRRSTAKTFKCKLCPATFTWQTSIYKHMKMMHDSNKRNKPSRSIPLKKEDHNPEIDLANRMQFYQQNLNGIHSVPISF